TTTAAATGACAAAGAGGGCAGCACAATATTTCCCTTTGTCAGCAGCagatatatatattcattcttTATTTCAGACCCAGGGGGATCCatatcacaataaaaaacacagtaaaaaaacagcagagtaaaaagaagaaagaaaaataacagcATTTGTAACCAAAGTAATAGCAGTGACAAAGCCAAGTTTAGCTCTGAAACCAGATTGGTTTGGACTCAACATGGAATCTCTTCAAAGGAGTGATTTGAGCTGATTACTATCTAATGACTCCAGGATTTTAGCAAAACAGGACAGTTTGGAAATTGGCCGACAGTTATGAAGATCTTTCTTATCACCACCCTGTGCAGTGGGATTCTCAACCTGAGGGATAACTCCAGTAGTGATGGAGAGATTAAAGAGATATTTGATTTGATCAGCAATAAATGAGGCACAGAGCTGCAGAAAATAAGGATCTAGTTCATCCTCCCCAGTTGCTTTGCTGCAATCGATGGCTTGAAGTGCCTCCTAAACAACAGAGGAAGTGAAGGCCTGTAGGGTGAACTGGGAGGTACGGTTTAAGGAGGGCACATGACCCAAAGACTTACTGTCGAGAGCACATGCTGGAGACACCATGTGATTATTATACGTAATAATGCTAAAATGTATCAGTTATGAAACTATATTAAATTACATGTTAGGCTGCTTCACTTTaacatcttgtttgtttaacatACAACAGGTGTTTCATAATTGCTTTACATTTAGGATCCATTTGGATTAAGAGCTATAGGCAAAGCACCAAATAAAACCAGATCATATGCTATAGGCTTACCTTTCTGGGCTCCTACAAAACCACCGTCTGTATACTTAGTTGCACACATTGCTTGCAGACTGTAAATGTAATCCAGTGCAGCATGCAAGGCAAAGAATTAAGTACAAGAGAGAAAAATCCAAATGTGGAAATGTGACCATCGCCAGCTGTTATCCTCATAGATGGCTTCATCTTCGTGGAGGAACTTCTAGCTCACCCGCAGTTCCGTTCATACTCACTGGAAGATGTGGAAAGAGTCGTGGCCACAAATGACAAGCAGCGCTTTAAGCTTCGCCCACACCCAGAGGACGGCCGCCTGCAGATTCGAGCCAGTCAGGGCCATTCGGTACAGGTATGTACACCTGCGAAGTATCACACAGAGAAGGGgatatttaatttaatcagcAAACCAGCATGCTAAGATGTCTTATCCCCCTGGATATAAGCTGTGCTCAGTATATTCAATCTGCACTAAAATTAGTTTTAGATAGaaacatttttctgtcttgtgGACCAGTTGCCTTTAATTTCAATAACTCAAATTAACTTTCTCAGATGGAAAATGAACTCAGGGAGATCCCACAACAACTCACAACACGCTCCGGTGTTGTTCCATCGACTGCATACGAATGTAATAAAACAATTTACACCTTCAAAATATCAATATAAATCTAATTttcagatgacagatgctgttAGTCCTCTGACAATCAGCTTAAAGCTTAAAGCAAATGTGTTGCAAAGATTGACGTTTCAGAGGAACATGAGGTGTATACAAACACTCACTAGCCTTGGATTTTAATCCTGCCCTCTGTTTTTCTATCTTTCTTCCCCTGAATAGTTACATTTCACTACAAGATCTTCAGAACAAGTTAAGCAACAAAATTTTAATGCCACTCAGATTCTCCCGAACAGGAaggttatttattttctgtattttacaaTTTAAACTGGACCAAAAACccaattttgtttgtttgtgtgttttttttaaattgttttcataTTGAAGGAATACATAAACACAAGAGCTGGTGtctatacaaaatacattgCAGATAGCCTGACAAGGATTTTCGAAATATGACACACAGAACGGCACACAAACAATGGTTCGATGACAActaacatttcatttttaaaaagatcTTCTCTGTAGTTGTCAAAAAGTGTAATTTTCTCCTGGTGTGTTGCGTTCCCCAGCTCCCTCAGCCACATTTCAAATGTAATAACCTTTTCagatgttgcagcagctgttgcAGCTTTCTGGCTAACAGTGTTGACAGGGAAATACCATGAGCCTCATACTTAGTCTTCAAACTACCTGGTCTCAAAATCCCAAACAGTGCAGTAAGTGGGACTGGACTACATTCCTTAGCCTTagcaaaaaagccaaacaacTGTGTACAACATTTGTATCACATTATGTCTTGCATCAGGTGAAATACCATGATTATTCTTTATACAAATCTCCCACATCTAACCTGTaatttccaagaaaaaaaactccacCTAAAATGCTGTGTTAATACGGGCTGCATCATTGTGTTCAGGTCGTGGATCTGGAGCTGAAACCAGTCCAGGCTGGTTCTCCAGACTGCCCTGCTGAGGCTGTTCACGGCTCCTACCTCCGCAACTGGAGCTCCATCCAGCAGCAGGGCCTAAACCGCATGAAGAGGACACACATCCACCTGGCACCAGGCCTGCCAGGGGAGGAGGGCGTCATCAGTggtaagctgtgtgtgtgtgtgtcttaaagaAATCAGCTAAACATTTAGACAAATAATTTCTACAGtatcattttttcttttccctctaGGTATGAGGAAGGACTGTGATCTAGCCGTGTTTATTGATGTCCCCAAAGCTCTCGCTGGTTAGCTCAGCCACAAATGACTGCTACTCCCTAATACGCTTGATTCAGTCTGTGTGTTGAGGCAAGAATCTCGCTGACAcgtgttttatgtgtgtatgcCTACAGATGGTATTGAGTTTTTCTGGTCAGACAACGGTGTGTTGCTGACTGCAGGCGACGCAGAGGGAAAGCTTCTCCCTAAATACTTCAGCCGAGCCTTAAGACTGAGACCTACAAGTAAGAAAAACTATCACAAGGACAGAAGTGCCTCCAGAAATGTTTCATAGGGGTGATCAGATGTGGCCACTGAAACCTTGGGGTGGCACCAATACTTAAAGCCATGAATGAATTTCAGGAATTAGCTGAAGACAGTGTCAATATGATGTCAATATGTAATCTCACACAGATATATTTGGGTTTCGTAGtttacatttaatattatttatctGATATGCATAGACTACTACTGGTACCATTAACATTTTGAGTctacaacaatcctgttttaatgtgtttttttttaactcagaAAGACAAAATACAGCTTTGATTTAACATTGATTGTGAGACACAAACATGtactgggaacaagccctctcaagtttaggggagacttgCCGATAAccacagaacccattttcattcagacatCTTGAAGTGAGACAGAGTTTAAGGggccctttgaaaatggccaccTGTTCCTAAATTTGGAGTGGTTTTTAGCCCCGTCTCAACAAGCTATGTAAaaatggttggtaccaatgaaTTCCTTAgtttgtctagtttcacaagacaCCACTAACTTAAATAATATGCACCCCACAGCCTGTTAAAGACCGTAGTTATTAGTGGCAGTTGCGGGGTGGGGGGCACAAACGGATTAGTATGCCACTGCACATGGATTCACTCAATTTAGATTATTTTAAGACTGTATTGAGGCCAAAATGTACCTGTTCACTGAAGTCACTTTTGTCCTGTGTTTCAGGGAGCATCCTGCCGTTGCAGTAACAGCCGAGGATACCGCTCTGTCATTGGCCATAGCAGGACTCACCTGACTGTGCCAGCATCCCATGGTTGGTTGATGCTCAGCCTAGTTCCCTTGGTAACACTTGTTGTTTGGCAGGAGCATCCGAGTGAGGCAATTTTGCTCAGCAGTAGGAGAATCCATTCAGCAGTCATCCTAAATGGGACTAAGTTGGTGAATTTTTCATTTCGGTGTCATTATGAAAGGATCAGGATGACTTCAGGGAAGCATGGTGTATTTTTATATGACAGTTCAaccaaactttatttataagtaaagaggttttgtttttctattgcACTGCAAGTGCTAAATAAAGTATGGCTGTAGAATATTACGGATACACTGACTGCTGGCAACAACCAGCCTGGCCGTTCAAATGGAAGGAATTTTTAAAGACATGTTGTACGTGTGGTTAGTCACTTGACTAGATATGGGAAAGCAGAGGATGCAGACACTGTGGTTTTAGTTAACGGACTGCTGTAACAGTTTTTTGTGAGATATGGACACACACGCAGCATGTGAGGGGAGATAAATGGCTCGAAACTTCCTGTGTGAGAAACAATAGGGATTACCACGATATGTCACAACCATAAGGAGTGAAGACGACAGGGAATTAAAAGTGAactgctgtatttattttaataaatcttTGTTATTCATAATTTTATTGAGAAAACATTTCATACTGgcatgtgtatttttttcactCATTGCTTTTGATTCTTGGCTGTGATAATGTGGCTGCTGGCAATACGGCCGCAGCTCTGGACAAAGCGAGGCCTTCTGTCCCGAGGGACAGGAAGTCAGGATATTTGAGACGAAACAGAAAAGTTGCTGCTGGCTGATGCAACCGTTGATTTAACATTTCCACGAGTTTGGTTGTCAATCCTGCTGATCCTGGAGCAGATGTCCAGCAGTTTGACTCAGCAGCTGTCCATCTCCTGAAGTAAAGGGGAAGTCAGCATGGGGACCACCAGAGTCCTGAACTGTCTGAATGTGTTGGCCATCAACTGATGTAACTtgtgaccgtgtgtgtgtgtctataatGAAGGCTATATAAAAACTTAAATGGACTGACATGAACATAATATCTTATTTTGACTAATTGTTGTACAGTACTAATGTTTTTGTGAAAGGAACATGAAATCCTACTCCACGGTGGTTTTCCACTGTCGAGACacaaagttttttgtttttgtgtccttTAGTCTTAAAGAGCATCGTGTCCGCCGGTCAGCTTGTGGAAAAGCTCCTCGTTGAGAGTGTCGGTCTGCGCACGACTGCGTGTTGACATGAAAATGTAGCCTCCGATGAACTCGTGAACGATTTTGCAGTCAGCAGTCACACAGCCAAAAGCGATGTTGATGTTGCCTTCAAACTCTATGGCCACCTGGAggagtcagacacacacagagtaaaagaaGAGAACAAACAGATGTGAGATGAAAGCTGTATTTTGGGGGtggaaaaaattaaattgtagacaGCAACGAAATACAACATTGATGTTATAGAAGTGGTTCCTTTATAACTCTTTATTTTATGGGTAGTATAATTGAGGTCACTCTCTGACATCGGCAGCTTGGTTTGAGGAGTATTTTGTGTAAAGCAGCAGATCATGCTTGATTTGTCTCACCTCAAATTCTCCTGTTTTGACCTTCTGTTAAAGTTTCACTAGATCCAGACAGAAtctgtgtatttttcttttagtaTTCAGTGATGGTCTTGACTGAAAATCTGCGGAACACTTTTTGCTTAAAACATGATAGACAGTTTTGCTCATATTAGTGAGAAGTGTCAACTGGTTACACTcagtttccatcttcagtctgtcATTGCATCAACTCATCAACTGATTTCCCAAACCCTAACCGATTACAAGAGACCAAGTTCACACTGACGTCATGCCAGCATACCTGTTTTGCTGGGCTTTTAAGAGTGGAGGCGATATTGAGTTGATGTCAAGAACAGCTTCGATAGCAGCATCTTTCTTGTCTATAGTGCTTGCCTTTTGTTATTACTTCTTACTGGTTCTGGCACTGCCTGAAAATAGCTTGACAACAGCAATAGTCCTGCTTCTgtcgctgattggctaatcaaaTCCCCCTGTGGCTTTATTTTAACCGAGGAACCACTGTTTCATGTCAGGATGCCAGATTAATCAGTCAACTCGAACTCAGTTGAGTGTGCAGATTTAAAGGGCTGGACCCAGGCAAATAGACAATATTCATTTGAGAtgtataagtatgtttttttgtttgtttgtttgttttttaaatctacaGAGAATCTGTGGAGGTGTCAGGAATTCTGTGGGCACAGATTCTGTGCGGGTTTGGTTATCACAAATAGATTTTATAAGATAACTTTATATATCCCATCAGCAGTAGTAACACTCATAGGAAACCTTAGCTACACCTTAGCTACCACACACTCCTGACAACAAAAGACTGAGATTTTGCACGCCGCTCTGTCAGACAGAAGGAGGGTTATTGTCACCTGTCGTATGTCCCAGTTGACGTTCCACTGCTTCATGTTGTTGTAGCGCCAGGTCTTCACCACATCACCCACGGCCAGGTCGATGCGGATCAGTCGGTTGGGAGCAATGCCCAGTACCTCGTCTTTCCTGCTGCCCTTAAACCTGTTGGGCAAACACAACTTCAACTTCCTTTCTTTCAAAATCTTGCAGAGACAAAAGTGAGTCTTCAATCCACCCAAACCTTTTTGACTATTCACTGACTTAAAAGCTTGCTGGATCACAGTCACATACCACTTCTGTGTACCTTTATCAACAATCATATTTACATTACTGTTACTCTGGGAGCAGGGACTACCTGTTCCTGTTCCTCTTTCAGTTTCCGTTTTACTTTTTTAGTCATATGTAGGTTAACAGGGTCAGCGGTTAGCTGAAATATATTGGGTGAGAGAGTTGGTTGACTCAGCCATAAGAGCACAAGTCACACTAAggaaaaaagattaaataaagataaaagatGCACAGCAAGCTTCTTTCAGAATGTTTTCCCAAACAGAACGATATCAACAATACATCTACAGAATTATGTCTAAGAGATACTAACTTGGGCCGTGTGATGAGCACAACTACAGTTTGTTGACAGGAATCTTAACTAATGCCTATGGAATTTGCGAggattttagtttttagttgGCTGTCTCTAAccctctgcaactcacactaaaatagtctagattgataaataaataacactaaaggtaaaaggaaaacatatatttttaatttgggggtgaactgtctctttaaatgcAGTTTTATAGTCTTGAATTGAATATTTTCCTAAAACGCCACTGCTGAtgtgtgctgctctgctctcaAAAGACTCACGACTGTAACAGTAATCTCTCTGGTGGGACAAAACTGTCCTAAATTGATGTTAACTGGCATTCAAGAGTTTCCAAAGAGGGTTCAATTAAACTCAACTTTACCTGACAACGACGTATGAGAGCCCAAAGTCGGGCAGGGCTTGCCAGATCTGCAGGAAGCGCATCACTGCGTCTGTCAGTGAGAGCTGAGCCACATTCTGGTATGCGTCCAGGATCCGAGGGGTCAGCTGGGGGAGCAGGGAGAGGGTAAAAGGTCAGATGTAATTATATTTTTGCTGCCCTGAGCACAAAGTGGGCAGGAGTTTCTGCTGCAGGACTGTGTGGCTGGCTCCAGTGGACTGCTGTCCAGATGATTAAGGTCACTTCAGTCGGTGATTTGGCTCGTTGTTAATTTTTTGGCAGTGTATATAGGATCGATAAATGAGAGAGGTGTGTACTCTAATATGAGACCATTACATCTGCTATACTTAATCTTTCTTTATGTCTGTGTACAAGTTCCACCTCTCCTGTACCTGTTTGGCTTTGTACTTCTTGTGGTAGCGTGGTGACACCAGACTGTGAGTATTGATGCTTTCATCGTTGGCAGGTGCGTTGCCATGGGAACCGGAGCTGGTCTTTTGCATAGCCAGAAAGGAGCGGATGCTCTGGATCTCACTCTGGAAACTGCTGTCGGCCAGACTCTTGCCTTTGGAGGCCAGTCGACACGCAGCCATCCACTGAGCGTACTGCTGCTCCTGCAGGGCGAGAGACatttgttactgttttttttactggCAGACTCTATTCAATCAATTTTCAATCAATTTCCCTGAAGAAACAAtggctgatgatgatgatgatgacgacaaCCATGtagagcagacagagagaaagagactcATGAGGTTGTGGCTAAAGAGGTGGTGAAAAGAGGTGGTGGAAATGACAggatgtcacacacacacgggagagtgtgtgtgtgtggcctcacGTTTTCACAGCGCAGATAGACCTCGTTCATGCCCTCAGGCGCCGGTATCAGGAGTCTGATTAGGAACTTCTGTGCAGTCACGTTAACGTCCGGAGCCACCTCACATCCTGTGTACAGGATCAACATCAAAGCCAAGAAATACTGAAGTTTGACATTTATGCTTCAGAAACAGAAGTGAAGCGAGACCATTGAGTCACACTTCCATGACATTTTGAGTTTGCTGTCCACGCCTGAGCCTGCTGAGTCACACAGTTAATTTCCTGTACTCATGTTGTCATCTGCATTAGTTTTATATTCCTTTTTATTAATGCTTCATTTCGTCTTTGAGCCCAgaatcttgtgttttttttgagGAGCCCTTAAGTGGTTTACAGTACTGATCTTGGATTACCCGTGACCCCATTAACTTCCCACAGACGAAGGAGGAAAACACTCTTGAGAGCAGCACTCTCATTTTCTTACCATATATGGAaagctctgtttgtgtgtgtgttgatgtttctttttaaacgtGACATTATACTTTACAGtatgcagtggtggaggaagtatttaTATCCTTTGCTTTAGTGAAAGCACTAACACCACACTGTGAGAACACTCTGTCACAAGTAAAAGCCCTGCAATGAAAATGGTACTTAAGGGtctagtgtgtgggatttaggaggatatctGGGCagaaatattcataactatgttttcattagtgtgtaatcacctgaaactaagaacccttgcattttttgttaccctaaaatgagccatttgtatctacatatggagcaggtctttttccacagagtccaccttgttgtttctacagtagcccagagtctgcaaaccaaacaatggctctggatagggccattcacgttttcatgttttggggtttcacttttttttgtgtcagccacagTAGTTCCACATGGGATAAGTTTCTGTTGGCAGCAACATCAACGCTGCATGCCACAAAATTCTAAAAGTATGTAAGTGCAATCaagaaaatacatgtaaaagTACTCAATGCAAAAATTGGAATCAATgtcataaatcaaaataataataatgacatatgtgttaatattataatattgtattattattattattattattattattatttttactaaaataattaaaaagaaagggAGCAAGAGATTAAAATACCcaagtaaaataaaagtaccTCAGATGTGCACTTAAGTACAGTatctgagtaaatgtactcagctACATTCCAC
This region of Epinephelus fuscoguttatus linkage group LG9, E.fuscoguttatus.final_Chr_v1 genomic DNA includes:
- the trpt1 gene encoding tRNA 2'-phosphotransferase 1 codes for the protein MDSGRGGRGGRGGRGGRGGRGRRGNRGGEDRDVRLSKSMSYALRHGANQMGLQIGTDGFIFVEELLAHPQFRSYSLEDVERVVATNDKQRFKLRPHPEDGRLQIRASQGHSVQVVDLELKPVQAGSPDCPAEAVHGSYLRNWSSIQQQGLNRMKRTHIHLAPGLPGEEGVISGMRKDCDLAVFIDVPKALADGIEFFWSDNGVLLTAGDAEGKLLPKYFSRALRLRPTRSILPLQ